A window of Sebastes umbrosus isolate fSebUmb1 chromosome 6, fSebUmb1.pri, whole genome shotgun sequence genomic DNA:
AGCCGACACAATCATCTCTTGTTATGAGGCAGTGTAACAGCCGTCTCTCTGGGGTGTGAAACATGGCCCTGCTGTGGGGAAGACATGGACTGATGTGGAAAGCAGCTGTTCTCTCCCACACAGCCTCACTGTCCTAGCCCTCGTGTTTAGACTGGCAGGACATGAGAGCTTTTCCCAGAAACCCGAGCTCCGTTTccagcgcagcagcagcagagctcgtCTTGTTCTGTTGTTGAATAACTCACTGCAACATGAAGACCCCTCACAGCTGAGCAGTCCACATCACCGTCTGCTGCTGTCCGGACCATCAATCGTCATACAAAGGGATACCTGTTGGCCAGCTCTTTATTTGTTTCTGCATCACTTGAGTGATAATTggggacttttttttgttgtaaatatgttttattgattttcaaagaTTTTATCCCACAAAAATAACAGATACAAAACATGTATAAGTCAAACAAAATAGAAATCATTCATCAGATCTGTTTACAAAGTTAATTCCAAATTCCCTTCCCTATCCCCATCcctacccacccacccacccatccatagGATCACAGGTTACAGAATACATTTAGGTGCATGAAGGAAAGatatacaataaacaaaagACAGGGGGAGGGGGAATAATTAGGGAAATAActtataaaaagagaaaaagaaaataactactGTAATGTAACATTCAGGTTTTCCACTCTACTCTTCGTCAAGGGGCTCCTGCAGAGAGTCATAAAAATCCAAAAAGGGCCTCCATATCTTAACAAAGGTTTGAGAGGAACCTTTCAgcttgtatttaatttattctagtTTTAAGAAGTACATAACCTCTTTGACCCAGTGAGAAAAGGATGGAGGAGTGCGTTGTTTCCATTTTAGGAGAATCAAACGTCTCGCACGGAGTGTAGTAAAACCAATGACCCCACAGGCCTTACCTGATAGACGAGCACTGGATTCCTTTGGTATTAAACCAGAAAGGGCACAAATTGGGTCCGGGTCGAATTGGGTTCCAAACATCTCactaaaagctttaaaaatacTTATCCAGAAGGTGGAGAGATTCGAGCACAGCCAGAATATGTGCATTAAGTCTGCTGGTTGGCCTCTACATCGAGGGCATAGAGGTTCAATGTTTGGATAGATCTTTGCCAATCTTGCATTAGTAAACTGTGTACGATCTTCAGTTGTATTAAGCCATGCTTAGACGATGTGTGTACCAAGTCCAAGACAGTGTCCCACTGGTCATCTGTTAAAACCACTCCAAGATCAGAGTCCCAggccttttttaaatattcagtaGAGCATGGATTGATGTTGTTAATGAGCTAAAAAATCTGGGATATGAATCCTCTGCTATCTGGAGTCAGTTCGAGGAGGTGGTCGACATGCGATTTTATGGGTTCATCCGGAAATGAGTTTAATATCCTTCGTACAAAACTCCTGATCTGTAAGTAACGAAAGAAATGgttcttatttattatttgggaTAACTGAGAGAAAGATGCAAAGGTGCCCTCCAAGTATAGATTATTGATTGACTTAATTCCTTTATCAAACCATAAAGTAAATACAGGGTCTGTACAGGAAGGAATGAACATGTGATTAGACGTAATGGGGGAGAGGATAGAGGTCCCTTGCAAACCAAAATGCCTTCTAAACTGAGCCCATATTCGTATAGTGTGATTAACTATTATGTTTGAACTCAAATTATTGCAAAGAAGGGGCAAGGGTGCACTGACCACTTTTTTCTGGAATGCCATGGTATCGAGCAGTTTCCAGAGGATGCTTCTGTCAACGCTGTCAAATGCCTTCTCATAGTGTATGAAGTTGATGTACAGCGGAGAATTCCATTCCAATGACTGTTCAACTATGATGCGGAGAGTTGCGATCTGGTCCACGCATGATCTATTCTGCCGAAAAGCCTGCAgagtattattagaaatcacaGCCGCAAGGGGAGAGGAATACAGCAATTTGATCCAGGCAATGAATTCGTCTTTAAAGCCAAATCTGTGGAGAACAAAGAAAAGGTATTTCTACTTAAAGGCCTTTTCAGCATAGAGCGAAATCACTGCCTCAGGGCACTTAGGCCGGGCCGAGTGGACAACATTGAATAGTTTTCTTAAATTTGAATAAGAGTGCCGGCTCTGGATAAAGCCCGTCTGGTTAGGCAAAACAATATCTGGAATAACACACTCCAGGCGCTTAGCTAAGACCTTGGATAACACTTTAAAATCTACATATAGTAAATAAATAGGGCTATACGATGTGCATAGCACTGGATCTTTATCTTTCTTTGCTAGAAGAGAGATGGAGGCCTGTCTCAAGGTCAAAGGAAGAATTCCTGAGGAGAGTGCCTCTTTATACATCGCTTGAAGAAGTGGTGCCAATTGAAGTGAAAACTTCTTATAGAATTCAGTTGCAAAGCCGTCAGGGCCAGGCGACTTGTTATTTTGCATAGATTTAATGGCAATGATGATTTCAGAGATCGAGATGTCCGCACAAAGATTGGCATTGTGTTCTTCTGACACGGTGGGAATAGTCAAGTTTTCAAAGAAGTTGTGTGTGAGACCGGGATCATCACTACATTCCGACATGTAGAGGTTAGAGTCAAATTGTAAAAACGTTTTATTTATGTCGTCATGATCTATTAACATATCTCCTGTGTGTGACTGGATCTGTGTGATTGAGCGATCAGTAGCTGCTTGACGAGCTTGCATTGCTCGCGTTATCTCCAAATTCAAAGACCTTATGTCTGGATTTCAAGATGAGGCGTACTGCCTCATCAGTGGATAAAAGATTAATTTCAGTTTGTAGTCCTAAACGTTCTTTATAGAGATCAGGTGTCGGGGATTGGGCATATTTTCAGTCAATATTTAGGATTTATTGAGAAATACATAATTTggattgtttttctctcttgacTGCGGAAGATTATCCAATAATTTGTCCCCGGAGGTACACTTTAAGAGTCTCCCATAATGTGGCTTGCGATATTTCTGGAGAGGATAAGATGGCACTCTGATCAGAAATAACAATACTGGTGTATGAACACGTCTTAACCTTAGGCAACAGTCATTTTTCGAGTCGACATCATTATTATCGAGTAGGAAATAGTCTATACGGGTATAGGTGCAATGCACGTTTGAGAAAAATTAATAGGTTCTGGGCTGGGGGGATTTAAACCACCAAATGTCTGAAAGATCGCCTTTGCTCATGAAATCATGTATAACTCCAGCTGACCTGGAGAGCTCGGTGACCTATCCAAGGTGACATAGTGACACAGTACAAGATTGAAATCACCTCCTACTATGAGAAACCCCTTGTCAAGGTTAGGTATTGTCAAAAATAGTTTCTCAAAGAAATTACTGTCATCACAGTTAGGAGCATATAAATTCACTAAAATCACAGGATTGGCAAAGAGTTGTCCGACAACAATAATGTACCATCCATTAGGATCACTAATGATCCCTTTAGAGTggaaagaaatgtttttgtttatcaatATAGCCGTCCCTCTGGCTTTTGCATTAAATCTAGAATGGAACACCTGACCAACCCAATTTCGATAAGCCACACTGTCATTAGGAAGGTGAGTTTCTTGTAAGCTTGCCACGTCTACCTTCAGTTGTTGCAAGTGAGACATAACTCTTAGTCTCTTAACTGGATTATTGACCCCTTTTACATTCCACGATATAAACTTGGTGGAGTTATCGATCACCTTATAAGGTTGACCTACCATAACAGTCTAAGAATATTCAAATGTGGTAGCCAAAAGGTGATGTCCTGTTTGATATgtacagcagtaacagcagagAGCAATAGTGGGGGAAgagggaagaaaaaagagagaggagaaagaaataaaaaaaaagaaaaagaaataaaaggtaTAATCTTACCTACTGGACCTGTAAACCCTTTCCCTTGTAAAGTCATTCACTTTGTGTTTGGTTCTACCCTGCACTTCAAACTCTTTGGTAGTGGTCGTTTTGCCCATGTTTAATCAAAACAGAGGACACCAGATCAGAGGACAGTTTTAGATGTGGGTCTTCCGAGCTTTAGACGGGCGAATTAGATAACAAATGTCCAATAAATGTCGAATGATGACAGAGCTCTTCCGACTTGCTGCCTACTCCGCCATTCGCCAAACCAGAAGTCCCTAATTAGGGACTTTTTGCCCTGGGTTTAGCCTCCCAGGCAAACCTTCTTCTCTGTACATGTTCTGTCTCTTAGATTGGCGGACCTTAACCCAAATCAAGGCCCTGATGTGAATCGCAACCATCTATAAACTAAAGCATCTGGCTGGTAGAGCCTTTTGGGGATAATACAGCCTCAGAGGAAACATGTTGAGAACAAAACGTCCTTAAGGATCTTCATTCTCTGTGTTACAACAAACTGGGAAGAAGTGACTCGCTCCGTTCTTTCTAACCCACTCCCAACATGTCCTAAACTTGGTGTTATAAATTAAAACCAGTTAGTACCCAGTGATAGTCGTCTGTTCATCCATGGGTTCACTGCAGACAGGAGCTGCTAATAGCTGACGGTGTGTCAGTGCAGCGGAGCAGCAGGgattagctctgctctgtcagACAGGGATTCTGTTACTGCAGATAAAGTCAGCAGGGCAGAGGATGAAACATTTCATCCATCTTATTGAAGCGCTGCTGCTTCAGCTCCAGCAGGACTTAAAATGACAGGAAACTCAGGAATCGGAGCGTTTTTTAAATGCTGGTCATGACCTAGGTATTCCCTCTTTACTGATGAAGGACTCAACACAGGCTGCAGCTGCTCTGATGCTCAATTATAAATGTTCATTGTAGCCATCATGTTGATAATGATGGTGATACTAAAATTACCTCATCATTTCCTGCCTCATTTACTAATTTAAAGTGTTGTAAGTAGAGTAGAGGAACTGTGTACGACCAACAAGAGAACGGTGTGTGTGCCCTGGTGAACGTGTGTTTAGGTACATCTGCattagtgcgtgtgtgtgttgatgacTCCAGGTGAACAGCTGGACTGTAACAGCTGAGGATGTTCAGTTCCAGCAGATTGACGGAATGGAAAGAGACAAATCTCTCTGGAAAGGACTTGTCTTCCTCCCTTGTAGGAACTCTCTCCAAACAGTTTGAGAGGATAAAGAGGCAGGATGTGGGTAGAACCATTTCATCTCCACTATTATCCGTCATTTTTTGATTTTCCCCCTTCCGGAAATGTACTTGAAAGTCACACATTTTGGACATCTGGATGTTGTCTTGTCTTGACAATGAGATAACTCTCTTATTGTCAGTTGGGCTTTGATATATGGAGACACTGTTCAGCTCAGTCAGAGACACATACGTCAAGGAACTGACTAAATCTAGGTTGTAAGGTTCTAAGGTTGTGCTTTGTGAGGGAGCTCTCAAAGAACTCGAGCAGCAACGAGGATTTTGCTGGGAGCTGATCCTCCTTCACCACACAGGTTTCCAGTCATACCATGTTGAAAGTTGTGATGTTGCAGGTTTTGGTTTGCATCTTGTGCTAGCCGTGGTAGCAGCGTGGCTCTAGGGACCGATGTTGACCGGTCGGTCCATTACTTTGCTCCAGACTGTAACAACTGTTAGCCTAAATGCTATTGCCATGAGATCTGGTACAGATCCACATGGGGCCTGGAGGGTGACTCCTAACTCTTGGTGATCCCCTAactttcatctagcgccaccagcaggtcaaaactCAACTTTATCCTAAACTAATGGCATCGccgtcagcctcagctgtaatGTGTTTAGGGAAAAGtagtaaatgttagcatgctaacacgctaagctgaaatggtgaacatggtaaacagctaaacatcagcatgttagcatttagctcaaagcttTGCTGTGCCGACATGcagcttcacagagctgctagcatgccTGTGGACCGGTTCATGTCGTCACTTCCCGTTTGGACTACTGCAATGGAGTTCTGTCCGGGgttcccagcaaagccctggaccGGCTCCAGTATGTGCTGGACTCAGCTGCCAGTGTTCTCACCCACACcaagccctggcagcacatcaccccgACACTCATCCACCTCCTTTGGCTCCCGGTCAAGTCCTgcatcacctacaaaatcctcctcctcacctacaaatccctcaatgcCCTGGGAGCCCCGGCTCCTCAGTACCtatctgacctcctccacccctACACACAGTCCCGGAAGCTGAGATCCTCAGgcacgggtcagctctccatccccTACACAAACCTGCCaacttttggggacagagctttaaaaagaagaagaagaaaggacattttttcactctgttatatacaggacacacacacatgcacaaacaggacctatacaTGCGTTAAtgagagagatgtcagagcgagggggctgcccctgacagggggtttggtgccttgctcaagggcacctctgcagtgcccaagaggcaaactggcatctctccagcgaCCAGTTCACATTCAGTACTTGGTacatgcggggacttgaactGGCGACCCTCCAGTTcacaagccaagtccctatggactgagctactgccaccCCCAatttcagtgtgacagccccccCACCgtctggaactctctccccatagagCTCTGCAACGCCCCATCTCTTGACAGCTTCAAAAAACTCCTTAAAACCCAAACCCTTCAACAAGGCCTATGGCCTTTAGCTACTGTTATGTCCCGTTTAGTTAGTCAAAGGAAGTGGGGATCTTCCAAAGTCactttaatcattttagtgtGATATTCCCTCTTTGCTTCCATAGACAGTGTCTCCCTGCCGAGGGATGGTAACTCAAATCAGGAAGTTGGTACTAGTTGGCTGTAACTTGTTTATAAAGGCCGACTGGTCTGGTGTTACATGTGCAATCATCTGAGACATGTTGTGTTTGGATACATAAAATAGctatgtttttatatacatataaagaTGATTAATATATTTCGATGTTAAAATGTCCTGTATGACATGATGGAAATAATTCTACATGTCATCTGggtttatactactactactactaactactactactaactactactccTCCCTGTTCTTCCCCTGTTCAGTGTCACCTTCATCTTCCTCAAAACTCTGAGGACTAACTAACCCTCAGACCAGGTCATTATCTGTTAATGCCCATAATGCTTTGCCACACACTCAATTCTGTCATGCTCCACCGGCCttttgtgaagtgtgtgtgtgtgtgtgtgtgtgtgtgtattgttaaCCCATTTTTAGCTGCTCTCCTTCATCCTGTAGCTCACCAACTTGTGTCACACCATCCACCATAAGACTCAGCAGCCTTCATATAACAGAAAACTGAAGTAAACATGTCCACATGACATAAAGCCTGATAGTGAGTCTAGTCAGCCCTCTCTTATTCTCTCCATGTCCTCCTCTGTCCCCAACAGACCAGCTGAAGATCACTAACCTGAGAGTGAACTTCACCAAGCTTCACACTCTGGGAGACAACCTGCTGGACCCCAGAGCTGAAATCAAAGAGAAGTATTACTACGCTATATATGAGCTCGTCGTACGTGGAAACTGCTTTTGCTATGGCCACGCCTCGGAGTGCGCTCCCATCGATGGCATCAGGGATGATATAGAAGGAATGGTGAGTGATGAGGCTTCAGGCTTCAGTCACAGTACAGTGTTGGGGTCCTCATCCCATACAGATTgctttaaccccccccccccctctcatttcctcttaAGGTCCACGGCCGGTGTGTGTGTAACCACAATACCAAGGGTTTGAACTGTGAGGAGTGTGATGACTTCCACAACGACCTGCCCTGGAAACCGGCTGAGGGACGCAACACCAACGCCTGCAAGAGTGAGCAGAGGGCGGGAAGCAAAGGGGACATTAAGAGCAGTGCAAATACATCACTGATTAATGAGCCAATAAGCATCAATGAAAACAGAGAATACATGTACTCTGACACTGTTGCATCGATTATTTGCCAGCAGGCTACCAAAGCACAGTGACTGACAGTTTGGGGTATTTACAGCTCTAACAGTGTGCCTGTGGGTAGTGAACACTAGAGAACAGCAACACTTAAGCCATGATGACTAATTAGTGTGAAatgaatgtctttttttctagAGTGTAACTGTAACAGCCACTCCACCCTGTGCCACTTTGACATGGCGGTGCATTTGGCCATGGGGAACGTCAGCGGAGGAGTGTGTGACGACTGTCAGCACAACACCATGGGACGCAACTGTGAGACGTGCAAACCTTTCTACTACAAAGACCCTTTTAAGGATATCAGGGACCCGCGGGTCTGCataggtgagtgtgtgttggtgcaCATTAAACAATCACACTAAAATGAGCGTATTTCCTAAAATCAAACCAAAGTTGAGCTACTCTACcaaactgaatgaatgaatgactttatttcaaacataaaaataaataaaaacagatacaaaataatgacaaacaaaacattagtAACAGTGTCCGAAAaagagtaggtagaagtaaaacttatatttccctacccctttctcacttctcctctattaactcatatatcacaGAATGCTAATATAATCtgatatataaactatcccagatttatttacatcccaaattaaatatatgaacagcatcccaaattcatttacaacccacatatccatccgaagttaaaaaataaatacaaaccaacccttatcacaactcttcctcatccatatacctcccaaacattattttttgttgtatagctttttaaattgatttatatttgtgctccgcttcaacccatcaccctaacccaggggtcagcaacctgcggctccggagccacatgtcacatctttggccctcactgcattagactcatatacaatatacttagactataaaatgtgtcaccttcatcacaatgctcaaatgttttgctgcttcagacagatttctttttgcctaaaatggctcttttgatagtaaaggttgctgacccctgacctaacccattccacaaatccaccccacagactgaaatacacatactcttctttgttgtacgaacacaatgctttttaaaatgaacattttttttgaatattgcccAGAAGTGAATTCTGTCTTGCTTTGAACATAATTAGTgcagttttaaatttgaccaaatccatgaacttcaatgcatgtgactttaaaaacagtgtgttggtgtgttttctatatcccacattatttactGTCCTGATTGCTCTCTTTTGTAGTATGCATAATGGTTGTAAGTTGGTTTTATAAGTGTTACCCTAGACTTCCACAAAGTAATTCAGATATGGTGATACAAGTGAAGAATACACTGTGtttgtactgtagtactacCTATAGGTGACAGGCCATCAAAATGtacggaatataatattataaaaaacagTATGGAATATCGATATCATATGATATTCTGTGCACTAACGTTGGTGATGTTTGATGAAACATGTAGAAGGTGAAGAGAACATCAGGAAACAGAGTCATATGGGCTGTACTGATAGATGCCTTGAACACCACACTACAGTCACATGGCAACACCCCATAACACCAACCCAGATCATACATCATTCTCCtgcctgtcctgtcctgtcctgcagCTTGTGACTGCGACCCAGACGGCTCTCAGAACGGAGGGATGTGCGACAGCCACACCGACCCCTCCCTCAGCACGGTGGGAGGTCAGTGCCGCTGTAAGGCCAACGTGGAGGGGCCGCGCTGCGACAAGTGTAAGACTGGCTTCTTTGGCCTGAGCGCCGACAACCCTCAGGGCTGCCAACGTGAGTACACGCTCTGTTACAgttcacacacaacacaaacaatagATATATCAGTGCTATTttctgcatgtactgtatacacatCATCATCCagcaattaaaaaatgtatgaagaaATTCTTCACAATATTGGTTGTATACAAAAAATGCTGTGTAAATTCCTGCATTATTAAGGCTCTAATCCTATCACTATCTACTGTATCATTTCCTAAATAATGTTAaaagttatataaaaatgtgacagTTAATTCTTTACTACACGACACGCCCCCTTTACTACATGACGCGCCCAATTTACTACATGACACGCCCCCTTTACTACACGACACGCCCCCTTTACTACATGACACGCCCAATTTACTACACGGCACACCCACTTTACTACATGACATGCCCTGTTTACTACACGACACGCCCCCTTTACTACATGACACGCCCAATTTACTACATGGCACGACCCCTTTACTACACGACACGCCCCCTTTACTACATGACACGCCCAATTTACTACATGGCACGCCCCCTTTACTACACGACACGCCCCCTTTACTACATGACACGCCCAATTTACTACACAGCACACCCACTTTACTACATGACACGCCCTGTTTACTACACGACACGCCCCCTTTACTACATGACACGCCCTGTTTACTACACGACGCGCCCCCTGAACTAcacgacacacacactttactaGACGACACACTACCCTTTACTACACGACACGCTACCCTTCACTACACGACACGCCCCCTGAACTACACGACACACCCACTTTACGACACAACACTCCCACTTAACTACAGGGCATGCCCACTGTACTACACGACACGCCCCCTTTACTACAGGACACGGCCCCTTTACTACACAACACGGCCACTTTACTACACGACGCACCGACTTTACTACACAACACGGCCACTTTACTACACGACACACCGACTTTACTACACAACACGGCCACTTTACTACACGACACACCTACTTTACTACACAACACGGCCACTTTACTACACAACACGGCCACTTCACTACACAACACGGCCACTTTACTACACGACACACCGACTTTACTACACAACACAGCCACTTTACTACACGACACGCCCACTTTACTACACAACACGGCCACTTTACTACACGGCACGGCCACTTCACTACAAAACACGCCAACATTCCTACACGACATGCCCACTTCACTACACAACACGCCCACTTTACTACACAACACGCCCTCTGAACTACACAACACACCCACTTTACTACACAACGCGGCCACTTAACTACACGACACACCCATTATACTACACAACACTGCCACTTTCCTACAGGACATGCCTACTTTACTACACGTCAAGCCCACTTTACTACACTACACACCCACTTTACTACACGACACACCCACTTTATTACGCCCACTTTACTATACAACACACCCACTTTACTACATGACACGCCCACTTTACTACACAACACGCCCACTTTACTACACGACACGCCCACTTTACTACACAACACACCCACTTTACTACACGACACGCCCACTTTACTACACAACACACCCACTTTTCTACACAACACGCCCACTTTACTACAAATGAGAAGAGCCAAAGAATGAGCTGAATGTTGcctgagaggaaaaacacaggatAAGAAAAGTCCACAGATGACTCACTACTGCTCATAAAGTTTATTCGCTGAAACTGGTTTAGACTTTTGCTTGACAATGGTGGTAGTTTGTCTCTTTAAAACCTGCTTTTCAGTGTGCTGCACTAACTACTGTGCACTATCTGTGTGTGGTGTGCCCCCAGCGTGCCGGTGTGACCACCGGGGAACGGTGTCCGGTAGCTCCCAGTGTGACCCCGTCAGCGGAGACTGCTTCTGCAAGCGTCTGGTCACTGGACGC
This region includes:
- the LOC119489589 gene encoding extensin-3-like, with the translated sequence MPCLLHDTPPLLHDTPNLLHGTTPLLHDTPPLLHDTPNLLHGTPPLLHDTPPLLHDTPNLLHSTPTLLHDTPCLLHDTPPLLHDTPCLLHDAPPELHDTHTLLDDTLPFTTRHATLHYTTRPLNYTTHPLYDTTLPLNYRACPLYYTTRPLYYRTRPLYYTTRPLYYTTHRLYYTTRPLYYTTHRLYYTTRPLYYTTHLLYYTTRPLYYTTRPLHYTTRPLYYTTHRLYYTTQPLYYTTRPLYYTTRPLYYTARPLHYKTRQHSYTTCPLHYTTRPLYYTTRPLNYTTHPLYYTTRPLNYTTHPLYYTTLPLSYRTCLLYYTSSPLYYTTHPLYYTTHPLYYAHFTIQHTHFTT